A part of Trichocoleus sp. genomic DNA contains:
- a CDS encoding ROK family protein: MTMLENHQPEKAIACDLEESSNGGQPLQTLAIDIGGSGVKVMVLDEAGEPLTERDRVDTPQPATPQAVLEAIQGLTEGKSFDRVSVGFPGVIRQGVTCTAANLDASWIGFDLATALLQRLGKPTRVINDADMQGLGAVAGHGVELVVTLGTGVGSALFLDGLLVPNLELGHHPFRKGETYEEQLGRAALDEVGKKRWNQRLEKAINTLDRFFNYDLLYLGGGNTKKIDLTLPKNVKIVPNISGLLGGIALWKH, from the coding sequence ATGACCATGCTAGAGAACCATCAGCCCGAAAAAGCAATCGCCTGTGATCTTGAAGAAAGCTCGAATGGCGGGCAGCCGCTACAAACCCTGGCGATTGATATTGGCGGCAGCGGTGTCAAGGTGATGGTTCTTGATGAGGCAGGTGAGCCGCTAACAGAACGCGATCGGGTAGATACGCCACAGCCCGCAACGCCTCAAGCTGTTCTAGAAGCAATCCAGGGTTTGACAGAAGGGAAATCGTTCGATCGGGTTTCGGTTGGCTTTCCGGGTGTGATTCGTCAAGGTGTGACCTGTACAGCGGCAAATTTGGATGCAAGCTGGATTGGCTTTGATCTGGCAACGGCACTGTTGCAGCGCTTGGGCAAACCGACGAGAGTAATCAATGATGCTGATATGCAGGGTTTAGGGGCAGTGGCAGGGCATGGAGTTGAACTGGTCGTGACGCTGGGTACAGGTGTGGGTTCAGCCCTGTTTCTAGATGGTCTGCTGGTGCCCAATTTGGAGTTAGGGCATCACCCGTTCCGGAAGGGCGAAACTTACGAAGAACAACTTGGCAGAGCGGCTTTAGATGAAGTGGGCAAGAAGCGCTGGAATCAACGGCTCGAAAAGGCAATCAACACGCTCGATCGGTTCTTCAATTACGACCTGCTTTACCTCGGCGGCGGCAATACTAAGAAAATTGACCTTACTCTACCGAAGAACGTGAAAATCGTCCCCAATATTTCTGGCTTGCTGGGTGGGATCGCGCTCTGGAAGCATTAA